One stretch of Magnetococcales bacterium DNA includes these proteins:
- the hscA gene encoding Fe-S protein assembly chaperone HscA, with protein sequence MSLLMDIAEPGQSLRPHETRPEDRKRVVGIDLGTTFSLVAAVDPNGTPVCIPDEAGRVALPSVVCYSPEGPVWVGDLAVTEGMRHPADTIASVKRMMGRGLADLERLGQRTVFGVEAGEGGMVRIITSGQRVSPVEVSANILSSLSRRAEEALGGPLHGAVITVPAYFDDAQRQATKDAGRLAGLEVLRLVNEPTAAALAYGLDRGREGLYAIYDLGGGTFDISILRLTRGVFQVMATGGDSALGGDDFDHRLSEFFLKEMDCADPPVALLQQCRRVARQTKERLSREDSCPVTIDLPEGGIFSIRVTREQFEGMIADLVRATGIPCRRALKDAAVGAMDLQGVVLVGGSTRIPMVRRFVAEVFGREPLSDLDPDQVVALGAALQAEQLSGNARDGMLLLDVTPLSLGIETMGELVEKVIPRNAPVPTARSQDFTTFKDGQTAMAIHVVQGERELVRDCRSLARFELRGIPPMTAGAARIRVTFQVDADGLLTVAAEEQTTGVRQSVVVKPSYGLGDEEIERMLREAMVHGEEDWRQRLLNEARVEAERVLAAAGAALGADGDLLSEEEIKRVKKVMLALWEVSRSEDHEAIDRARETLDRETVFFAERRMDRSVRKVMTGRKVEEFQ encoded by the coding sequence ATGTCGCTGTTGATGGATATAGCCGAACCGGGACAATCGTTACGTCCCCATGAAACCCGTCCCGAGGATCGAAAACGGGTGGTGGGCATCGATCTTGGGACCACTTTTTCCCTGGTAGCCGCGGTCGATCCGAATGGAACGCCGGTCTGCATCCCCGATGAAGCGGGGCGGGTGGCGCTTCCTTCGGTGGTGTGTTATTCCCCCGAGGGACCGGTGTGGGTCGGCGACCTGGCGGTGACGGAGGGGATGCGTCATCCCGCCGATACCATTGCCTCGGTCAAGCGGATGATGGGGCGCGGTCTTGCCGACCTGGAACGCCTCGGGCAACGGACCGTTTTCGGCGTGGAAGCGGGTGAAGGGGGAATGGTTCGGATCATCACGAGCGGGCAGAGGGTTTCTCCGGTCGAAGTGTCGGCAAACATTTTGTCCTCGTTGTCGCGCCGGGCCGAGGAGGCACTGGGAGGACCACTCCATGGAGCGGTGATCACGGTACCGGCTTATTTCGATGATGCCCAACGGCAGGCAACCAAGGATGCGGGCCGTCTGGCGGGTTTGGAAGTGCTGCGTCTGGTCAACGAGCCGACCGCAGCGGCCTTGGCCTACGGCCTGGATCGGGGGCGCGAAGGGCTTTATGCCATCTACGATCTGGGGGGCGGAACCTTCGATATTTCCATCCTGCGCTTGACGCGCGGGGTGTTCCAGGTGATGGCGACCGGAGGTGATTCGGCCCTGGGGGGCGATGATTTCGATCATCGCCTGAGTGAATTTTTTCTCAAGGAGATGGACTGCGCCGATCCCCCGGTCGCGCTGTTGCAGCAGTGTCGCCGGGTCGCCCGTCAGACCAAGGAACGGTTGAGCCGGGAGGATTCATGCCCGGTCACCATCGATCTGCCCGAAGGGGGAATCTTTTCGATCCGGGTGACCCGGGAGCAGTTCGAGGGGATGATCGCCGACCTGGTGCGGGCGACCGGGATTCCCTGTCGCCGGGCCTTGAAGGATGCCGCGGTTGGTGCCATGGATCTTCAGGGGGTGGTCCTGGTCGGCGGTTCGACCCGGATTCCCATGGTGCGGCGTTTCGTGGCGGAGGTGTTTGGGCGGGAGCCGTTGTCCGATCTTGATCCCGACCAGGTGGTGGCGTTGGGGGCGGCGCTCCAGGCGGAACAGTTGTCGGGCAACGCCCGGGACGGCATGTTGCTGCTCGATGTGACCCCACTGTCATTGGGGATCGAAACGATGGGAGAACTGGTGGAAAAAGTGATCCCACGCAACGCCCCCGTGCCGACCGCCCGTTCCCAGGATTTTACCACCTTCAAGGACGGGCAGACCGCGATGGCGATCCATGTGGTTCAGGGGGAGCGGGAACTGGTGCGTGATTGTCGATCCCTGGCCCGGTTCGAACTCCGTGGGATTCCTCCAATGACGGCGGGGGCGGCACGGATTCGGGTGACCTTCCAGGTGGATGCCGATGGACTTCTGACGGTGGCTGCCGAAGAGCAGACGACGGGGGTGCGACAATCGGTGGTGGTCAAACCTTCCTATGGTCTGGGGGATGAAGAGATCGAGCGGATGTTGCGCGAGGCCATGGTGCATGGGGAAGAAGATTGGCGGCAACGGCTGTTGAACGAGGCGCGGGTCGAGGCCGAACGGGTCCTCGCGGCGGCAGGGGCGGCGCTCGGAGCGGATGGCGATCTTTTGAGCGAGGAAGAGATCAAGCGGGTCAAGAAGGTGATGCTGGCCCTGTGGGAGGTGTCCCGTTCCGAGGACCACGAAGCGATCGACCGGGCGCGGGAAACCTTGGACCGGGAGACGGTCTTCTTTGCCGAACGGCGGATGGATCGCAGTGTGCGCAAGGTGATGACGGGACGTAAGGTCGAGGAATTTCAATAG
- a CDS encoding 2Fe-2S iron-sulfur cluster binding domain-containing protein: MPRITFLPMNRTVEVAVGTTVLEAAHEHDIPLEGACEGSLACSTCHVIVSDSWYSRLDSAGEEEEDMLDRAFGLTPTSRLGCQLEITDRLDGLEVKIPEYSVNISVDKKRGGS, encoded by the coding sequence ATGCCGCGGATCACTTTTCTACCGATGAATCGGACCGTGGAAGTGGCGGTGGGAACGACGGTGCTGGAAGCGGCCCATGAACATGACATTCCCCTCGAAGGGGCATGCGAAGGTTCCCTGGCCTGTTCCACCTGCCATGTCATCGTTTCCGACTCATGGTATTCCCGCCTCGATTCCGCAGGGGAGGAGGAGGAGGACATGCTGGATCGGGCTTTTGGCCTGACCCCGACCAGTCGCCTGGGTTGTCAGTTGGAAATCACCGACCGCCTTGACGGACTGGAGGTAAAAATTCCGGAATATTCGGTCAATATCAGCGTCGATAAAAAAAGGGGGGGATCATGA
- the iscX gene encoding Fe-S cluster assembly protein IscX — protein sequence MKWTDVQEIGMALADSMPEVDPIEVRFTDLLAWVMALPGFEDDEKRCNEKILEAIQQVWLAEQD from the coding sequence ATGAAATGGACCGATGTTCAGGAAATCGGGATGGCATTGGCTGATTCCATGCCAGAGGTGGACCCGATCGAGGTCCGTTTTACCGATCTTTTGGCATGGGTGATGGCCCTGCCGGGGTTCGAGGATGATGAAAAGCGGTGCAACGAAAAAATCCTGGAGGCAATCCAGCAGGTGTGGCTTGCGGAACAGGATTGA
- a CDS encoding Rpn family recombination-promoting nuclease/putative transposase, which translates to MKFIDPRIDFAFKKIFGSEDAKDIPTSFLESLLELEGDRRIAELTILDPFLAPRIKELKSSILDVRCTDLRGISYIVEMQIEKVDGFLKRIQYNSAKAYTQQIAKGEHYPDLNQIVAVTITDFTTFPDFNHCVSRHVSHETITGNTYLDDIIYYFIELPKFSKTLDLCDSIMEKWIYFIRYAETLDQIPSQLDLPPFKHAFEKAMVANMTREELDLYDKAGMAITDARGRVELARKEGLEEGLKEGLKEGLKEGEQIGEKRGRKEGEAALFLRLLRRRFGSIPEWVATKVATAEPSLIESWSENILFAESIPDVFR; encoded by the coding sequence ATGAAATTCATCGATCCGCGCATCGACTTTGCCTTCAAAAAAATCTTCGGCAGCGAGGACGCCAAGGATATTCCAACCAGTTTCCTGGAGAGTCTCCTCGAACTGGAGGGAGACCGGCGCATCGCCGAACTGACCATTCTCGATCCTTTCCTGGCCCCACGCATCAAGGAACTCAAATCTTCCATACTCGATGTCCGCTGCACCGACCTTCGCGGCATTTCCTACATCGTTGAAATGCAAATCGAGAAGGTGGACGGCTTCCTGAAACGAATCCAATACAACAGCGCCAAGGCCTACACCCAACAAATCGCCAAGGGGGAGCATTATCCCGACCTGAACCAGATCGTCGCTGTCACCATCACCGATTTCACCACTTTTCCCGATTTCAACCACTGCGTTTCCCGCCATGTATCCCATGAAACCATCACCGGGAACACCTATCTCGACGATATTATCTATTATTTCATAGAACTACCCAAGTTCAGTAAAACTCTGGACTTATGCGACTCCATCATGGAAAAATGGATCTACTTCATCCGCTACGCCGAAACCCTGGATCAAATCCCCAGTCAACTGGACCTACCCCCTTTCAAACATGCCTTCGAAAAGGCCATGGTGGCCAATATGACCAGGGAGGAACTGGACCTCTACGACAAAGCCGGCATGGCCATCACCGACGCCCGTGGACGGGTGGAACTGGCCCGGAAGGAAGGCCTGGAGGAAGGCCTGAAGGAAGGCCTGAAGGAAGGCCTGAAGGAAGGAGAGCAAATCGGTGAAAAACGGGGACGGAAAGAAGGCGAAGCAGCCCTGTTCCTACGCCTTTTGCGACGTCGCTTCGGTTCCATTCCCGAGTGGGTTGCGACCAAGGTGGCGACTGCCGAACCTTCACTGATCGAAAGCTGGAGCGAGAATATTCTGTTTGCCGAATCCATACCCGATGTTTTTCGGTAG
- a CDS encoding 23S rRNA (adenine(2030)-N(6))-methyltransferase RlmJ — MLSYQHEYHAGGPADVHKHASLAVLLARLTVKERPLTYIESHAGDGMYDLESPSALKTGEGQQGIGSIWDRGVLEWDHPYRRVIEQVRERFGVNWYPGSPWLAGALLREQDSIHLMELHPGAHGSLRRVFRADNRVHVHRRDGYEGVLAILPPKPRRSLILIDPAYEVKTEYEQVARFIPRIHHKCPEAVIMVWYPLLRDPLHQGLCSMLSQADLPGFYRRETMVAAPGSSRRLYGSGLVFVNLPHGVLDALDAVDRIVPLHE, encoded by the coding sequence ATGCTTTCCTATCAACACGAATATCATGCCGGAGGTCCGGCGGATGTCCATAAACATGCCTCCCTGGCGGTCCTTCTGGCACGTTTGACGGTCAAGGAGCGTCCCCTGACCTATATTGAAAGCCATGCGGGCGATGGAATGTATGATCTGGAATCACCGTCGGCGCTCAAGACCGGGGAGGGGCAACAGGGAATCGGGTCGATCTGGGATCGTGGCGTGTTGGAATGGGACCATCCCTATCGGCGGGTCATCGAACAGGTGCGGGAACGTTTTGGCGTCAATTGGTATCCGGGGTCGCCCTGGCTGGCCGGGGCGTTGCTGCGCGAGCAGGATTCCATTCATCTGATGGAATTGCATCCGGGGGCGCATGGTTCCTTGCGGCGGGTGTTTCGGGCGGACAATCGGGTCCATGTGCATCGCCGCGATGGTTATGAAGGGGTGCTGGCAATCCTTCCTCCAAAGCCGCGACGTTCCCTGATCCTGATCGACCCCGCCTATGAGGTCAAGACCGAGTACGAACAGGTGGCCCGGTTCATTCCCCGGATTCATCACAAATGTCCCGAGGCGGTAATCATGGTGTGGTACCCCCTGCTCCGGGACCCTCTGCATCAGGGACTGTGTTCAATGCTTTCCCAGGCGGATCTGCCAGGCTTTTATCGGCGTGAAACGATGGTCGCCGCACCGGGGTCCTCTCGGCGTCTTTACGGCAGTGGACTTGTGTTCGTCAATTTGCCTCATGGGGTCCTGGATGCCTTGGATGCGGTGGATCGCATCGTTCCTCTTCATGAGTGA